A part of Streptomyces sp. NBC_01497 genomic DNA contains:
- a CDS encoding SpoIIE family protein phosphatase: MPDTTGDDVVWQSSPPGSIYEHIRVASFSIGPDGLIDQWSARAAELFGIAASEVRGKDPLEVFVPPEFRAKGHRKLSEILDGKEWTGLVPYLLPSAESAAGARQHGLAEVYVMPSETDQGERGALCVVVDVRALRRIETDLASSQAIFGQSPFGFILFGTNLTVQRVNQRFVTVFGGRASAHRGKSVHDYLPLGEADRLEAALRRVLATGDPVVEFKIVGSPPGGGQERRHWSLNLYRVGAGGGRTLGVAAIGTDITHRHVAAREAANARRNLALLNEASARIGNSLDLETTARELLGVAVPNFCDIASVDLYQSLLTGEEAPPGRWAASSQESGGGTARLRRVAFASAVSDGPISGPDERHDGYVSPEVGAVHRFPFSSQSAGALRSARVRSIPGEPGSLLQSTLAVPMVAHDTVVGLVQFARAKGSEPFGDRDRGLAVELAARAAVCIDNARLYRREHERALILQRSLLPPGDPEAAGLDIACRYLPGNAATEVGGDWFDVIELPGHRTALVVGDVMGRGLRAAVAMGELRTAVRTLALLDLEPAEVLGALDEIANGLGTPNGAQQASRVAHKARDADLAEVYLATCVYAVYDPVTRRCTFANAGHPPPVLVEPGEKALLLDVPPGVPLGVGGEPFEQVEVELSENSLLALYTDGLVESRDQTLEEGLTAFRASLAHAERPLEDVADHVLSTLETGHGQDDIALLMARIQGLPAEAVGDWRLPREPRSVGRAREYARAQLIAWDLEPLVDTVELLVSELVTNAMRYGEGEIRLRLLRDRTLVCEVWDAGLVQPRRRRARDTDEGGRGLQLVGMLSSAWGSRRTPRGKTVWFELALPGGASASEPTAEQLLSMF, encoded by the coding sequence ATGCCAGATACGACGGGCGATGACGTCGTGTGGCAGAGCAGCCCGCCCGGCTCCATCTACGAGCACATCAGGGTGGCTTCCTTCTCGATCGGGCCCGACGGCCTGATCGACCAGTGGAGCGCGCGTGCGGCCGAACTGTTCGGCATCGCGGCCTCTGAGGTCAGGGGCAAGGATCCGCTGGAGGTCTTCGTACCTCCCGAGTTCCGCGCGAAGGGCCATCGCAAACTCAGCGAGATCCTGGACGGCAAGGAGTGGACGGGTCTGGTCCCGTATCTCCTGCCGTCGGCCGAGAGCGCCGCGGGCGCCCGGCAGCACGGTCTGGCCGAGGTCTATGTGATGCCCAGTGAGACGGACCAGGGCGAGCGGGGCGCGCTGTGCGTCGTCGTGGATGTGCGTGCGCTGCGTCGGATCGAGACCGACCTCGCCTCTTCGCAGGCGATTTTCGGCCAATCTCCGTTCGGCTTCATTCTCTTCGGTACGAACCTGACCGTTCAGCGCGTCAACCAGCGCTTCGTCACCGTGTTCGGCGGCAGGGCGTCGGCGCACCGGGGCAAGTCGGTCCACGACTACCTCCCCCTCGGTGAGGCCGACCGGCTGGAGGCCGCGCTGCGCCGGGTCCTCGCCACCGGCGACCCCGTGGTCGAGTTCAAGATCGTCGGTTCCCCGCCGGGCGGTGGCCAGGAACGCCGGCACTGGTCGCTGAACCTCTACCGGGTGGGCGCGGGCGGCGGCCGTACGCTCGGCGTCGCCGCCATCGGCACGGACATCACGCACCGTCATGTCGCGGCGCGTGAGGCCGCGAACGCGCGCCGCAACCTCGCGCTGCTCAACGAGGCGAGCGCCCGCATCGGCAACTCGCTCGACCTGGAGACCACCGCCCGCGAACTGCTGGGCGTGGCGGTCCCCAACTTCTGCGACATAGCCTCCGTCGACCTGTACCAGTCGCTGCTGACCGGTGAGGAGGCGCCGCCCGGACGGTGGGCCGCCTCCTCGCAGGAGTCCGGCGGCGGGACGGCCCGGCTGCGCCGCGTCGCCTTCGCGAGCGCCGTCTCGGACGGGCCGATCTCCGGTCCCGACGAGCGGCACGACGGCTATGTCTCACCCGAGGTCGGCGCTGTCCACCGCTTCCCGTTCAGCTCGCAGAGCGCGGGGGCGCTGCGCAGTGCGCGGGTGCGGTCGATACCGGGCGAACCGGGCAGCCTCCTGCAGTCCACGCTCGCGGTGCCGATGGTCGCGCACGACACGGTGGTGGGCCTCGTGCAGTTCGCGCGGGCCAAGGGCAGTGAACCGTTCGGCGACCGCGACCGCGGCCTCGCCGTGGAACTCGCTGCCCGCGCGGCCGTCTGTATCGACAACGCGCGCCTGTACCGCCGCGAACACGAGCGCGCCCTGATCCTCCAGCGCAGCCTGCTGCCCCCCGGCGACCCCGAGGCCGCCGGCCTCGACATCGCCTGCCGGTACCTGCCGGGCAACGCGGCGACGGAGGTCGGCGGCGACTGGTTCGACGTCATCGAACTGCCGGGCCACAGGACCGCGCTCGTCGTGGGTGACGTGATGGGCCGCGGCCTGCGCGCCGCCGTCGCCATGGGGGAACTGCGCACCGCCGTCCGGACGCTGGCCCTGCTCGACCTGGAGCCCGCCGAGGTGCTCGGCGCGCTGGACGAGATCGCGAACGGCCTCGGGACGCCCAACGGCGCGCAGCAGGCCTCCCGGGTCGCCCACAAGGCGCGCGACGCGGACCTCGCCGAGGTCTACCTCGCCACCTGCGTCTACGCGGTGTACGACCCGGTCACGCGGCGCTGTACGTTCGCCAACGCGGGCCACCCGCCGCCCGTGCTCGTCGAGCCGGGCGAGAAGGCGCTCCTGCTGGACGTGCCGCCGGGGGTACCGCTCGGCGTGGGCGGCGAGCCCTTCGAGCAGGTCGAGGTGGAGCTGTCCGAGAACTCCCTCCTCGCGCTCTACACCGACGGCCTCGTCGAATCCCGGGACCAGACGCTGGAGGAGGGACTGACCGCGTTCCGCGCCTCGCTCGCGCACGCGGAACGGCCGCTGGAGGACGTCGCCGACCATGTGCTCTCCACCCTGGAGACCGGCCACGGCCAGGACGACATCGCCCTGCTGATGGCCCGTATCCAGGGTCTGCCCGCCGAGGCGGTCGGCGACTGGCGGCTGCCGCGCGAGCCGCGCTCCGTCGGCCGGGCCCGTGAGTACGCGCGCGCCCAGCTCATCGCCTGGGACCTCGAACCGCTCGTGGACACGGTCGAGTTGCTCGTGAGCGAACTGGTCACGAACGCGATGCGCTACGGCGAGGGCGAGATCAGGCTCCGCCTGCTGCGCGATCGCACCCTTGTGTGCGAGGTGTGGGACGCGGGACTGGTCCAGCCGCGCCGCCGCCGCGCCCGGGACACGGACGAGGGCGGGCGTGGTCTGCAGCTCGTCGGCATGCTGAGTTCCGCGTGGGGTTCGCGGCGCACGCCCCGCGGCAAGACCGTCTGGTTCGAGCTGGCCCTGCCGGGCGGCGCGAGCGCCTCGGAGCCGACGGCGGAGCAGCTGCTGAGTATGTTCTGA
- a CDS encoding ATP-binding protein, whose protein sequence is MVGLIDTEDESAEWILPAEPGAVRVARHDVRDTLRAWRLAPAVEDMAMLLVSELVTNSLTYAPGPIGMRLEMRSLPDQEDVLLVEISDQLPEAPVVERAPGPEDERGRGLQLVACSARRWGTRRGKTGKTVWFELPLHG, encoded by the coding sequence GTGGTCGGGTTGATCGACACCGAGGACGAGTCCGCCGAGTGGATTCTGCCCGCCGAGCCCGGTGCCGTGCGTGTCGCCCGCCATGACGTGCGGGACACCCTGCGCGCGTGGCGGCTGGCACCGGCGGTCGAGGACATGGCGATGCTGCTGGTCAGCGAACTGGTCACCAATTCACTGACCTACGCGCCCGGCCCCATCGGCATGCGGCTGGAGATGCGTTCACTGCCCGACCAGGAGGACGTCCTCCTGGTCGAGATTTCCGACCAGCTCCCGGAGGCGCCCGTCGTGGAGCGGGCGCCGGGGCCGGAGGACGAGCGCGGGCGCGGGCTTCAGCTCGTGGCGTGTTCCGCCCGTCGCTGGGGCACGAGGCGGGGCAAGACAGGTAAGACCGTGTGGTTCGAGCTGCCTCTCCATGGTTAG
- a CDS encoding SPOR domain-containing protein, with amino-acid sequence MNEGGAAVLPWQVIRDDDNGNRYRVAWYATRDEAQRMAERLDGHDAGPVYSVERLERNAS; translated from the coding sequence GTGAACGAAGGTGGAGCCGCCGTGCTGCCCTGGCAGGTCATACGCGACGACGACAACGGCAACCGCTACCGGGTCGCGTGGTACGCCACGCGGGACGAGGCCCAGCGGATGGCCGAGAGGCTGGACGGCCACGATGCCGGGCCCGTCTACAGCGTCGAGCGGCTGGAGCGGAACGCGTCATAG
- a CDS encoding GntR family transcriptional regulator, whose amino-acid sequence MAFGEQPAYLRVASDLRQKIADGVLPPHTRLPSQARIREEYGVSDTVALEARKVLMAEGLVEGRSGSGTYVRERPVPRRIARSGYRPATGSSPFRQEQADEGARGTWESRSEQEDATPEVAARLGIRAGDRVMRTRYVFRAEGEPMMISTSWEPLAVTGRTPVMLPEEGPLGGCGVVERMAAIDIVVDNVLEEVGARPGLAEELLTLGGVPGHVVMVLERTYYASGRAVETADVVVPADRFRIGYHLSVK is encoded by the coding sequence GTGGCATTCGGTGAGCAGCCCGCCTATCTGCGCGTAGCGAGCGATCTCCGTCAGAAGATCGCCGACGGGGTCCTGCCGCCGCACACCCGGCTTCCCTCGCAGGCCCGCATCCGCGAGGAGTACGGGGTCTCCGACACGGTCGCGCTGGAGGCGCGCAAGGTGCTCATGGCGGAGGGGCTGGTCGAGGGCCGCTCGGGCTCCGGGACGTACGTCCGGGAGCGACCCGTGCCGCGCCGTATCGCGCGCTCCGGCTACCGCCCCGCGACCGGTTCGAGCCCGTTCCGGCAGGAGCAGGCCGACGAGGGCGCGCGGGGGACCTGGGAGTCGCGCAGCGAGCAGGAGGACGCGACGCCCGAGGTCGCGGCGCGGCTCGGCATCAGGGCGGGCGACCGCGTGATGCGTACGCGCTACGTCTTCCGGGCGGAGGGCGAGCCGATGATGATCTCCACCTCGTGGGAACCCCTGGCCGTCACGGGGCGCACGCCGGTGATGCTGCCGGAGGAGGGGCCGCTCGGCGGCTGCGGGGTGGTCGAGCGGATGGCGGCGATCGACATCGTCGTGGACAACGTGCTGGAGGAGGTCGGGGCGCGCCCCGGCCTCGCGGAGGAACTGCTGACGCTCGGCGGGGTGCCGGGGCATGTGGTGATGGTCCTGGAGCGCACCTACTACGCGTCGGGGCGGGCGGTCGAGACGGCGGACGTGGTCGTGCCGGCCGACCGGTTCCGGATCGGCTACCACCTGTCGGTGAAGTAG
- a CDS encoding serpin family protein encodes MTRQPVDTAVAGTAALTARWAAHLDGGQDAVFSAAGVWPLLALLAETADGPARAELEHAVGAPAPEAARAARALLARLPGAEGLQAALGLWTARSLPLHDSWLATLPAGSQASLSGNADADRAALDAWAARRTGGLIDRMPVDLGPGTLLVLASALCLSTEWEEPFVQHARHTPGTGPWAGRDMRWLMRNTAGTHPVRVARTPEGPVTLLQVRGGNGIDVHLLIGPPGMGPGQVIGGGTGALAGRYEVIPPELLPYGNQAGPGLVKDEIDSMSPGPVLSVNMPAFRLSAEHDLLRQAAVFGLVSACDASRGHFPGISPSPLAIRSAAQSAMADFGPTGFTAAAVTALGLMPGAASTARTRVMSIVATLDRPFGFAAVLRATGLCLATGWVATPPARPDSV; translated from the coding sequence ATGACGCGGCAACCGGTGGACACGGCGGTGGCCGGGACAGCGGCCCTCACGGCGCGGTGGGCGGCGCACTTGGACGGCGGGCAGGACGCGGTGTTCTCGGCCGCCGGCGTCTGGCCGCTGCTCGCCCTGCTGGCGGAGACCGCGGACGGGCCCGCCCGCGCCGAACTGGAGCACGCCGTCGGCGCCCCGGCACCCGAAGCGGCCCGCGCCGCCCGCGCACTGCTCGCCCGACTCCCCGGCGCCGAGGGGCTCCAGGCGGCGCTGGGGCTGTGGACGGCGCGGTCCCTGCCGCTGCACGACTCCTGGCTCGCGACCCTGCCGGCCGGCAGCCAGGCCTCGCTGTCCGGGAACGCGGACGCGGACCGGGCGGCACTCGACGCGTGGGCGGCACGGCGGACCGGCGGCCTCATCGACCGGATGCCGGTGGATCTCGGCCCGGGCACCCTGCTGGTGCTCGCGAGCGCGCTCTGCCTCTCGACGGAGTGGGAGGAGCCGTTCGTCCAGCACGCGCGGCACACGCCCGGGACGGGTCCCTGGGCGGGCCGCGACATGCGGTGGCTGATGCGCAACACGGCGGGCACGCATCCGGTCCGGGTGGCGAGGACCCCCGAGGGACCCGTGACCCTGCTTCAGGTGCGCGGCGGCAACGGCATCGACGTCCACCTCCTGATCGGCCCGCCCGGCATGGGGCCCGGCCAGGTCATCGGCGGCGGTACGGGCGCGCTCGCCGGCCGGTACGAGGTGATACCCCCCGAACTGCTGCCGTACGGGAACCAGGCCGGCCCCGGCCTGGTCAAGGACGAGATCGATTCGATGAGCCCCGGGCCCGTCCTGTCGGTGAACATGCCGGCCTTCCGCCTCAGCGCCGAGCACGACCTGCTGCGCCAGGCCGCCGTCTTCGGTCTGGTCTCGGCGTGCGACGCGTCACGGGGGCATTTCCCCGGCATCAGTCCGTCCCCGCTCGCGATCCGCTCGGCGGCGCAGTCGGCGATGGCCGACTTCGGCCCGACGGGCTTCACGGCGGCTGCCGTGACGGCGCTGGGCCTCATGCCCGGCGCCGCGTCGACGGCAAGGACACGGGTCATGAGCATCGTCGCGACGCTGGACCGCCCGTTCGGCTTCGCCGCCGTCCTGCGGGCCACGGGTCTGTGTCTGGCCACGGGCTGGGTGGCCACCCCGCCGGCACGTCCCGACAGCGTCTGA
- a CDS encoding LysR family substrate-binding domain-containing protein: protein MTGSDVPPSFRLAYVPGVTPAKWVRIWNERLPGVPLTLTGVSTDEAAGILRERGADAAFLRLPVDRTDLSAIPLYTETTVVVAPKDHLVAAVDEVTVEDLADEIVLHPLDDSLDWERLPGRPAIERPATTADAVELVAAGIGVLLVPQSLARLHHRKDLTYRPVTDAPVSGVALSWREDTTTDLVEQFIGIVRGRTVNSSRGPAPAAAEPKRKPAAGNSGKPSAGKAGAPAAGGARKPQRKGSGSPKGAPKGAAKRGRPRKRS from the coding sequence GTGACCGGCTCGGACGTACCTCCCTCTTTCCGGCTCGCGTACGTTCCGGGGGTGACGCCCGCGAAGTGGGTGCGGATCTGGAACGAGCGCCTGCCCGGCGTTCCGCTGACCCTGACCGGGGTCTCCACCGACGAGGCGGCCGGGATCCTGCGGGAGCGGGGCGCCGACGCCGCCTTCCTGCGCCTGCCCGTCGACCGTACGGATCTCAGCGCCATCCCCCTGTACACAGAGACGACCGTGGTCGTGGCCCCCAAGGACCACCTCGTGGCCGCCGTCGACGAGGTGACGGTGGAGGACCTGGCCGACGAGATCGTGCTGCACCCGCTGGACGACTCCCTGGACTGGGAGCGCCTTCCGGGCCGCCCGGCGATCGAGCGGCCCGCCACCACGGCCGACGCCGTCGAACTGGTGGCGGCGGGGATCGGGGTCCTTCTCGTACCCCAGTCGCTCGCCCGCCTGCACCATCGCAAGGACCTCACGTACCGGCCCGTCACGGACGCCCCGGTGTCGGGGGTCGCGCTGTCGTGGCGGGAGGACACGACCACGGACCTGGTCGAGCAGTTCATCGGCATCGTCCGCGGTCGTACCGTCAACAGTTCGCGCGGACCGGCACCTGCCGCGGCGGAGCCGAAGCGCAAGCCCGCGGCGGGCAATTCGGGCAAGCCGTCGGCGGGCAAGGCGGGCGCTCCGGCGGCCGGCGGGGCTCGGAAGCCTCAGCGGAAAGGCTCCGGCAGCCCGAAAGGTGCGCCCAAGGGGGCGGCGAAGCGCGGCAGGCCCCGCAAGCGCTCGTAA